A single region of the Hyphomonas adhaerens MHS-3 genome encodes:
- a CDS encoding TonB-dependent receptor gives MKQQKFDTLKFGLVSAIALTGGQYHAWAQDADEANDNTRTLNQVTVTAQRREQNLQDVPLSVTAIGSERLEITGAVDITSIQRSTPNATIEVARGSNSTLIAFIRGVGQQDPLWGFEPGVGLYVDDVYIARPQGAILDIFDVDRVEVLRGPQGTLYGRNTIGGAIKYVTKPLSNEPDLKVKANLGNYSQADVIVSGSTPLSDTFAVGGAIAKYTRDGYGKNLNTGAEHYDKDLLAYRLSADWNPTDDFSVRFAYDKSQDDSNAKHGHRLLPSADGTIPVTGDVYDTRAGIGDKNSVETEGYSLTAQWDVNDIVTLKSITAYREGSTVTPIDFDALPQPDFDVPAYYNDDQFSQEFQLLYNNGPLSGVAGVYYLDGNADGAFDVILSALGLSIYQAGAQEKENFSVYGDFTYELNDKWSVSLGGRYTEDKTTADVLREAWAGLGTGSFDPSNTTSIFLVTQTDYQDVERKDDQFTPRVSISYKPTDDLNLYATYAQGFKAGGFDPRAREDLDPTGLSRQGFGPEQVDSYELGVKGSFFGDTLQLNTAVFFADYTDQQITVQSGADTDNDGVNDTFVSSVFNAGASEYKGLEIEGTWFATDNLTLFATLGYIDAEINEILSGGMNIASSFVTQNTPELQGQISANYMHDLGANRGELSLTGTVSGRDEYYLFNVPNEGFPAGQSAIFPGGGPKLDPSGYYLFDLSAVWTSPSGKYRVGVHGRNLTDQEYRVAAYNFVTPSQLGLDSAYSAFYGPPRTFTVSLSADF, from the coding sequence GTGAAGCAACAAAAGTTTGACACGTTGAAGTTCGGCCTGGTTTCAGCGATCGCGCTGACCGGGGGCCAATATCACGCCTGGGCGCAGGACGCTGATGAGGCAAATGACAACACACGCACACTCAATCAGGTAACGGTTACGGCGCAACGGCGCGAGCAGAACCTCCAGGATGTTCCGCTTTCGGTGACGGCGATCGGATCCGAACGCCTGGAAATCACCGGCGCTGTCGATATCACATCCATCCAGCGCTCGACCCCGAACGCAACCATCGAGGTTGCGCGCGGCTCGAACTCGACGCTCATCGCGTTTATCCGCGGTGTCGGCCAGCAAGACCCGCTCTGGGGCTTCGAACCCGGCGTCGGCCTTTATGTCGACGACGTCTACATCGCCCGCCCTCAGGGCGCGATCCTCGATATCTTCGATGTCGACCGCGTGGAAGTTCTCCGCGGGCCGCAGGGCACGCTCTATGGCCGCAACACGATTGGCGGCGCGATCAAATATGTCACCAAGCCGCTCAGCAATGAGCCTGACCTGAAGGTGAAAGCCAATCTCGGCAATTACAGCCAGGCGGATGTCATCGTTTCAGGATCGACCCCGCTCAGCGACACATTCGCCGTTGGCGGTGCGATCGCGAAATACACTCGGGATGGGTATGGCAAGAACCTGAACACCGGCGCGGAACACTACGACAAGGACCTGCTGGCCTATCGTCTCAGCGCCGACTGGAACCCGACGGACGACTTCTCGGTGCGCTTTGCGTATGACAAGTCACAAGACGATTCCAACGCAAAGCACGGCCATCGCCTCCTTCCGAGTGCAGATGGAACGATCCCGGTGACCGGCGACGTTTACGACACAAGGGCGGGCATCGGCGACAAAAACTCGGTTGAGACGGAAGGCTACTCGCTGACCGCGCAGTGGGATGTGAACGACATCGTCACGCTGAAGTCGATCACGGCCTATCGTGAAGGCTCGACCGTGACACCCATCGACTTCGATGCCTTGCCGCAGCCGGACTTCGATGTGCCTGCGTACTATAATGATGACCAGTTCTCGCAGGAGTTCCAGCTTCTCTACAATAACGGCCCGCTCAGCGGCGTTGCCGGCGTCTACTATCTGGATGGCAATGCCGACGGCGCATTCGACGTCATCCTCAGCGCACTTGGGCTGTCCATCTATCAGGCCGGCGCGCAGGAGAAAGAGAACTTCTCCGTTTATGGCGACTTCACCTATGAGCTGAACGACAAGTGGAGCGTTTCGCTTGGTGGCCGCTACACCGAGGACAAGACGACCGCAGACGTGCTCCGTGAAGCCTGGGCGGGTCTTGGGACGGGCTCGTTCGATCCGTCGAATACGACCTCGATCTTCCTGGTCACGCAGACCGACTATCAGGACGTCGAGCGGAAAGACGACCAATTCACGCCGCGCGTGTCCATCTCGTACAAGCCGACTGACGACCTGAACCTCTACGCGACCTATGCGCAGGGCTTCAAAGCGGGCGGCTTCGACCCACGCGCACGGGAAGACCTCGACCCGACTGGCCTCTCCCGCCAGGGCTTCGGACCGGAACAGGTCGACTCCTACGAACTGGGCGTGAAAGGCTCATTCTTCGGAGACACCCTCCAGCTCAACACAGCCGTGTTCTTTGCGGACTATACCGATCAGCAGATCACCGTGCAGAGCGGGGCGGACACCGACAATGATGGCGTCAACGACACATTCGTCTCGTCCGTGTTCAATGCGGGGGCGTCGGAATACAAGGGCCTGGAAATCGAAGGCACCTGGTTTGCGACCGACAATCTGACGCTGTTTGCGACGCTCGGCTATATCGATGCGGAGATCAACGAGATCCTGTCGGGCGGCATGAACATCGCCAGTTCCTTTGTGACGCAGAACACGCCGGAGCTGCAGGGCCAGATCTCTGCCAACTACATGCATGATCTCGGCGCCAATCGCGGTGAGCTGTCGCTGACCGGAACTGTCTCGGGCCGCGACGAATACTACCTGTTCAACGTACCGAACGAAGGCTTCCCGGCCGGGCAAAGCGCCATCTTCCCGGGTGGCGGGCCGAAGCTCGATCCGTCCGGCTACTACCTGTTCGACCTCAGCGCCGTCTGGACATCGCCTTCCGGCAAGTACCGGGTTGGCGTGCATGGCCGGAACCTGACCGATCAGGAATACCGCGTGGCAGCCTATAACTTCGTGACCCCGAGCCAGCTCGGCCTCGATTCTGCCTACTCGGCCTTCTACGGCCCGCCGCGGACGTTCACCGTTTCCCTTTCAGCCGACTTCTAG
- a CDS encoding RDD family protein yields MTAQGAPGEMQMNIEAARRRRARMAEEKRLNKMMRVLVTPEGAKLHLKLATAAERAGAFAMDVAIQWAIVIGTLLGLTFAASSMGIENVNIAFAFWLVFYFFVRNFYYIFFEIGRKAATPGKRALGLRVASRDGGRLTANAVLARNFTREVEIGLPIQFLLMGGDQLGAWMALFGLLWSGVFLFFPLFNKDKLRVGDLIAGTWVIKAPKVKLMGDIAEVVVTAPHSNMFAFTPEQADTYGIHELHVLEDVLRQATGDIKQQVAERIRTKIGWTAQPGETDIAFLEAYYAALRRRLEQRMLMGDRKSDKYDVRH; encoded by the coding sequence ATGACCGCACAGGGCGCCCCCGGCGAGATGCAGATGAACATCGAGGCCGCCCGCCGGCGCCGTGCGCGCATGGCGGAGGAGAAGCGCCTCAACAAGATGATGCGCGTGCTGGTCACGCCGGAGGGGGCTAAACTTCACCTGAAGCTGGCCACCGCGGCGGAACGGGCCGGTGCCTTTGCCATGGATGTCGCCATCCAGTGGGCCATCGTCATTGGCACCTTGCTGGGCCTGACCTTTGCCGCCTCTTCCATGGGCATCGAGAATGTGAATATCGCCTTCGCCTTCTGGCTGGTCTTCTATTTCTTCGTACGGAACTTCTATTACATCTTCTTCGAGATCGGCCGGAAAGCCGCCACGCCCGGAAAGCGGGCCCTTGGCCTGCGCGTTGCCTCACGCGATGGCGGACGGCTGACGGCCAATGCGGTGCTGGCGCGAAACTTCACGCGGGAGGTCGAGATCGGCCTGCCGATCCAGTTCCTGCTGATGGGCGGAGACCAGCTGGGCGCCTGGATGGCCCTGTTCGGCCTGCTCTGGTCTGGCGTGTTCCTGTTCTTCCCGCTCTTCAACAAGGACAAGCTGCGGGTCGGCGACCTGATCGCCGGCACCTGGGTGATCAAGGCGCCGAAAGTCAAACTGATGGGCGACATTGCAGAAGTCGTTGTCACGGCGCCGCACAGCAACATGTTCGCCTTCACGCCGGAACAGGCAGACACTTACGGCATTCATGAACTGCACGTCCTGGAGGATGTGCTTCGTCAGGCGACCGGCGACATCAAGCAACAGGTCGCCGAACGCATCCGCACCAAGATCGGCTGGACGGCGCAACCCGGCGAAACCGACATCGCATTCCTGGAAGCCTATTACGCCGCCCTGCGCAGGCGGTTGGAGCAGCGCATGCTGATGGGCGACCGGAAGTCCGACAAATACGACGTGAGGCACTAG
- a CDS encoding GAF domain-containing protein, with product MDKAAVYRDLKAEIESVVSGETSVTARYATASCILAEAFRPRFFWTGFYVVDPLKARELVVGPYQGTLGCLRIPFGRGVCGHVAATQEPIIVPDVHAFPGHIACDSATNSEIVLPVFDKDGQLAAVLDIDSTEPDAFDEADRDGLAAICEILLVV from the coding sequence ATGGACAAGGCGGCGGTTTATCGCGACCTGAAAGCGGAAATTGAAAGCGTTGTATCTGGCGAAACCTCGGTTACGGCCCGGTATGCGACGGCCAGCTGCATTCTGGCTGAGGCTTTCCGGCCACGTTTCTTCTGGACGGGATTTTACGTTGTGGACCCGTTGAAGGCGCGCGAACTCGTCGTTGGTCCCTATCAGGGGACGCTCGGCTGTCTGCGCATCCCATTCGGCCGGGGCGTCTGCGGTCATGTGGCCGCCACGCAGGAACCGATCATCGTACCCGATGTACATGCTTTCCCGGGGCACATTGCCTGCGATTCCGCGACCAATTCCGAGATCGTCCTGCCGGTGTTTGACAAGGATGGGCAGCTGGCCGCCGTGCTGGATATCGATTCCACCGAGCCGGATGCCTTTGATGAAGCCGATCGCGACGGCCTGGCCGCGATTTGCGAGATTCTACTCGTCGTCTGA
- a CDS encoding AAA family ATPase → MTPSDIRDLATRIRGEVRKAVIGQDTTVDLLLTALFSSGHVLLEGPPGTAKTLLAQCFARSISLEFGRIQFTPDLMPGDVLGTNLFNFQTNEFALTKGPIFTDLLLADEINRTPPKTQAALLEAMQERKVTIDGDAYSLNDRFMVIATQNPIEQQGTYPLPEAQLDRFLFKHTLDYPSREEEFAIVAQHGTRTGMKTPAAFGVDSVISHAELDAAVAAVAETKIQDDVIGYVVDIIRATRTSPALETGASPRAAAALATAARARAALDGRDFVIPDDIKTLALPTLRHRVLLSPAAEIEGRTTEETLMAIIEQTAAPR, encoded by the coding sequence ATGACCCCAAGTGACATCCGCGATCTGGCGACGCGCATCCGCGGCGAAGTCCGCAAAGCCGTCATCGGCCAGGACACGACGGTGGACCTGCTCCTGACGGCGCTGTTCTCCTCCGGGCACGTCCTGCTGGAAGGGCCGCCCGGCACGGCAAAGACCCTGCTGGCGCAATGCTTCGCCCGGTCCATTTCCCTTGAGTTCGGCCGCATTCAGTTCACACCGGACCTGATGCCCGGCGATGTTCTGGGGACGAATTTGTTCAATTTTCAGACAAATGAATTTGCGCTGACAAAAGGGCCGATCTTCACCGACCTTCTGCTGGCCGACGAGATCAACCGGACGCCGCCAAAGACACAGGCCGCCCTGCTGGAAGCGATGCAGGAACGGAAAGTGACGATCGACGGGGACGCTTATTCGCTGAACGATCGCTTTATGGTGATTGCCACGCAGAACCCCATCGAGCAGCAAGGCACCTATCCCTTGCCGGAAGCGCAGCTGGACCGCTTCCTGTTCAAGCATACGCTCGACTACCCGTCCCGCGAGGAAGAATTCGCCATCGTTGCCCAGCACGGCACACGCACGGGCATGAAGACACCCGCCGCTTTCGGCGTGGACTCGGTTATCTCTCATGCCGAACTCGATGCGGCGGTCGCCGCCGTTGCTGAAACAAAGATTCAGGACGATGTGATCGGATACGTCGTCGACATCATCCGGGCGACGCGCACCTCTCCGGCCCTCGAAACCGGGGCGAGCCCCCGCGCCGCAGCAGCCCTCGCCACCGCGGCCCGCGCCCGCGCGGCGCTTGATGGACGCGACTTTGTCATTCCGGACGACATCAAGACGCTCGCCCTGCCGACACTTCGTCATCGCGTTCTGCTGTCTCCCGCAGCGGAGATCGAAGGCCGCACCACCGAAGAAACCCTCATGGCCATCATCGAACAGACGGCGGCGCCCCGGTGA
- a CDS encoding DUF4350 domain-containing protein has translation MSETAQTSAAPFAARTVAILIAVAVFSFGAIMVLAGWSPELRDRDRAGDHPFSTSAIGYNGIVQLLEAQGYPVEISRFKSNLNGHYGLMVLTLSTRGMHNSLEDYELQDDTLIVLPKWSGMIDWTNPSRLKDTDLASEESIASTLEALGIDAEVKRTDVPELISTPFGRLALKPDLQLQLLKSDDLTPIVQTRDGALLSQVSGRSIYILADPDLINTFGLAERENARFAMQMINFMRYSDDEPIIFDATLHGFTRSENLLQMMFDIPFLGVTLVALAAALLLGWAASIRFGPPARETRAIALGKQALADNSAGLVSMARRETRMAPGYLSLIRRRLARQIGAPRNLTEAQLSELFDRLGPENISGKTFSQIEAGLRAPAASREDLMHKARDLWRWRRDILRRSMNDPK, from the coding sequence ATGAGCGAGACCGCGCAAACTTCCGCCGCGCCATTTGCGGCCCGCACCGTCGCTATCCTGATCGCCGTAGCCGTCTTCTCCTTCGGCGCCATCATGGTGCTCGCCGGATGGTCACCGGAGCTGCGAGACCGTGACAGGGCGGGCGACCACCCATTCTCTACCTCCGCCATCGGATACAATGGCATTGTACAGCTCCTGGAGGCGCAGGGCTATCCGGTCGAAATCTCCCGCTTCAAGAGCAATCTGAACGGACATTACGGACTGATGGTCCTCACCCTGTCGACGCGCGGCATGCACAACTCATTGGAGGACTACGAGCTTCAGGACGATACGCTGATCGTCCTGCCCAAATGGTCCGGCATGATCGACTGGACCAATCCGTCCCGCCTGAAGGATACGGACCTCGCTTCAGAGGAATCTATCGCCAGTACGCTGGAGGCTCTGGGCATCGACGCCGAGGTAAAGCGAACGGACGTGCCGGAGCTGATCTCAACGCCGTTCGGACGGTTGGCGCTGAAACCGGACCTGCAGCTGCAACTCCTCAAGTCAGACGATCTGACTCCCATTGTGCAGACCCGCGACGGCGCCCTTCTTTCGCAGGTATCAGGACGCAGCATCTATATTCTCGCCGATCCCGACCTGATCAACACGTTCGGCCTCGCTGAACGGGAGAATGCCCGCTTCGCCATGCAGATGATCAATTTCATGCGCTACAGCGATGATGAGCCGATCATCTTCGATGCCACCCTGCATGGCTTCACCCGGTCTGAAAACCTGCTGCAGATGATGTTCGATATCCCCTTCCTGGGCGTGACGCTGGTCGCCCTGGCCGCCGCCCTGCTCCTCGGCTGGGCAGCGTCCATCCGGTTTGGCCCGCCTGCCCGCGAGACCCGCGCGATTGCCCTCGGCAAGCAGGCTCTGGCGGATAACTCCGCCGGTCTTGTTTCCATGGCCCGCCGGGAGACAAGAATGGCGCCGGGATACCTGTCCCTCATCCGGCGGCGGCTCGCCCGGCAGATCGGGGCACCGCGCAATCTGACCGAAGCCCAGCTTTCCGAATTGTTCGACCGTCTTGGTCCGGAAAACATATCCGGCAAGACATTCTCGCAGATCGAAGCCGGTTTGCGCGCCCCGGCCGCCAGCCGGGAAGACTTGATGCACAAGGCCCGCGACCTCTGGCGTTGGCGCCGCGATATTCTCAGGAGATCCATGAATGACCCCAAGTGA
- a CDS encoding AraC family transcriptional regulator: MDGMSTSRTNSRVVFEIGQIAPILNWAGSEGVDVDRIISRIGLTPGVLEDAPNTKLPLADYFRVQSEIARSLDDLTAQLSERKLLYQSGSFVLSQMKTARTLQDNIRNLASYFNMLHGGNYNLVRQSGETLTLILNDSEFPYRFRDDEALTHFVRDALLIKVYCLLDSLTGGVASKALTRVSLVRRRQEIEDTLTSFWEVPVQYNNTVYELVFDYDIACQQIAPATNADLSADGIFSRVIHHLETLEPETDTRPFAIRTEDLISEGLETQQAVADAFGISVATLRRRLSEERTSFRDLLLNHRMDRANALLTRGASVSQVSEQLGYSDVRAFNRAFKKMRGVSPAVFARKGDIINETA, translated from the coding sequence ATGGACGGCATGAGTACCTCTCGTACAAATAGCAGGGTTGTCTTCGAGATCGGACAGATCGCGCCAATTCTGAATTGGGCCGGGAGTGAGGGCGTCGATGTGGACCGGATCATTAGCCGGATTGGCCTGACGCCGGGAGTCCTTGAGGACGCCCCCAACACAAAACTGCCACTGGCCGATTATTTCCGTGTCCAGTCCGAGATCGCCAGATCGCTTGACGACCTCACGGCACAACTGTCCGAGCGCAAGCTTCTCTATCAGAGCGGATCTTTTGTCCTGTCTCAGATGAAGACCGCCAGGACCCTGCAGGACAATATCCGCAACCTCGCCTCCTACTTCAACATGCTGCATGGCGGGAATTACAATCTGGTCCGCCAAAGTGGCGAGACGCTGACGCTTATTCTCAATGACTCGGAATTTCCCTACCGGTTCCGGGACGATGAAGCGCTGACCCATTTCGTCCGGGACGCCTTGCTGATCAAGGTCTATTGCCTGTTGGACAGCCTGACCGGCGGTGTCGCCAGCAAGGCCCTGACCCGCGTCTCCCTTGTCAGGCGCCGTCAGGAGATTGAAGACACACTCACCTCTTTCTGGGAAGTGCCGGTTCAGTACAACAATACTGTGTACGAACTTGTTTTCGATTACGATATTGCCTGCCAGCAAATCGCACCTGCGACGAATGCCGACCTGAGCGCCGACGGGATTTTCTCAAGGGTCATCCACCACCTCGAAACCCTTGAGCCGGAGACGGACACCCGGCCCTTCGCCATTCGCACGGAAGACCTGATCTCGGAGGGGCTGGAGACCCAGCAGGCCGTCGCCGATGCCTTTGGCATCAGCGTCGCAACCCTCAGGCGGCGGCTGAGCGAGGAACGCACATCCTTCCGCGACCTGTTGCTGAACCATCGCATGGACCGCGCCAACGCCCTGCTCACCCGCGGCGCCTCTGTCAGCCAGGTTTCGGAACAGCTCGGCTATTCCGATGTCCGGGCCTTTAACCGTGCATTCAAGAAAATGCGGGGCGTGTCGCCCGCCGTCTTTGCCCGCAAAGGGGACATTATAAACGAAACCGCGTGA
- a CDS encoding stage II sporulation protein M, which yields MLKSYRFREEREADWRKLDLILTRAENSGVKALTDEDMMALPHLYRQAVSSLSVARSISLDQNVITYLEGLCTRAYFYVYGARTSMGERMAQFMRADWPEAVRGAVLSTLLAAFFLFGGAALAFFLCLQDMDWYWTIHGQSFSEIRTPDASVEALRSTIYTDPGEVGQDRLTAFAGFLFNNNAQIALFAFALGFAFGIPTAWLLAWNGIILGSMYAVFWDKGLGYEFTGWLLIHGVTELFAIVLAGAGGFVIGGAVAFPGRKSRLASARESGQKAATIAMGCVIMLIIAAILESFGRQLINSDTIRYTIAATTAVFWLGYFYLPLRRPGA from the coding sequence ATGCTGAAGTCCTACCGCTTCCGCGAGGAGCGCGAGGCGGACTGGCGCAAGCTGGACCTGATCCTCACCCGCGCCGAAAATTCCGGCGTGAAGGCGCTCACGGACGAGGACATGATGGCGCTGCCGCACCTTTACCGGCAGGCGGTCTCTTCCCTGTCGGTCGCGCGCTCCATTTCGCTGGACCAGAACGTCATCACCTATCTGGAAGGCCTCTGCACCCGGGCCTATTTCTATGTCTATGGCGCCCGCACCTCGATGGGCGAACGGATGGCGCAGTTCATGCGCGCGGACTGGCCGGAAGCTGTGCGCGGGGCGGTCCTCTCCACCCTTCTGGCCGCGTTCTTCCTGTTCGGCGGCGCGGCGCTCGCCTTCTTCCTCTGCCTGCAGGACATGGATTGGTACTGGACCATCCATGGCCAGAGCTTCAGCGAGATCCGCACGCCGGACGCGAGCGTGGAAGCGCTGCGCTCCACCATCTACACCGATCCCGGAGAGGTTGGGCAGGACCGGCTGACCGCCTTTGCGGGCTTCCTGTTCAACAACAACGCCCAGATCGCGCTGTTCGCCTTTGCGCTCGGTTTTGCCTTCGGCATTCCCACGGCCTGGCTGCTGGCCTGGAACGGGATCATTCTCGGATCCATGTATGCCGTCTTCTGGGACAAGGGGCTTGGGTATGAGTTCACTGGCTGGCTGCTGATCCATGGCGTCACCGAATTGTTTGCGATCGTGCTGGCAGGCGCGGGCGGCTTTGTGATCGGGGGCGCGGTGGCATTTCCGGGCCGCAAGTCCCGCCTCGCCTCGGCGCGGGAGTCCGGACAAAAGGCGGCAACCATCGCAATGGGCTGCGTGATCATGCTGATCATCGCGGCCATCCTGGAAAGCTTCGGGCGCCAGCTGATCAATTCCGACACGATCCGCTACACCATTGCCGCCACGACGGCGGTGTTCTGGCTGGGCTATTTCTACCTGCCCCTGCGGAGGCCCGGCGCATGA
- a CDS encoding DUF58 domain-containing protein, whose protein sequence is MISPTARAISLMLLGLPLMVGIALLRPDLWTLSAGWIALVGGFAVLDAMIGPALRAFETDIDAPPILYAGDSDPLPVTFRFTRGSLPARLEVQLETDALLEEVPTRGLRGWEGNERRYEFTLTPLRRGTARLVRLWCRWQGPLGLIQKRSVRELDTEIVVTPNIRWVKDEAVRLFSRDAEFGIKTQIERGDGSEFDALREFAAGMDRRAIDWKHSARHRHLLAKEFRTERNHNIVFAFDTGRLMSEPLGGVPKIDRAINAGLLLSYVSLRNGDRTMYFGFDARPGLASGFLSGSRSFPRMQSLAARLDYSAEESNYTLALSTLASQLERRSLIIIFSDFVDTISAELMLENVRRLTDRHLVLFATFEDEALSSMADAPPETTEDVSRAVIAGNLLSERDVVLRRLQRMGVQIIETRPEQFGGALLSRYLEIKRRDML, encoded by the coding sequence GTGATCTCCCCGACCGCCCGCGCGATCTCACTGATGCTGCTCGGCTTGCCATTGATGGTGGGCATCGCCCTGCTGCGTCCGGACCTCTGGACCCTTTCGGCCGGTTGGATCGCGCTGGTCGGTGGATTTGCCGTTCTGGACGCCATGATCGGCCCGGCGCTTCGCGCGTTCGAAACGGACATTGATGCCCCGCCCATCCTCTACGCGGGCGACAGCGATCCGCTGCCGGTGACCTTCCGGTTTACGCGCGGCAGTCTTCCGGCGCGGCTGGAAGTCCAGCTGGAGACGGACGCGCTGCTGGAAGAAGTGCCCACGCGCGGCCTGCGCGGTTGGGAAGGAAATGAACGCCGCTATGAATTCACGCTCACGCCACTGCGCCGGGGGACGGCACGGCTGGTTCGTCTATGGTGCCGCTGGCAAGGGCCGCTGGGCCTCATCCAGAAGCGGTCCGTTCGTGAACTCGATACAGAGATCGTCGTCACACCCAATATCCGTTGGGTGAAGGACGAGGCCGTCCGCCTGTTTTCCCGCGATGCCGAGTTCGGGATCAAGACACAGATCGAGCGCGGCGACGGCAGCGAGTTCGATGCCCTGCGTGAGTTTGCGGCCGGCATGGACCGGCGCGCCATCGACTGGAAACACTCGGCCCGGCACCGTCACCTGCTGGCCAAGGAGTTCCGCACAGAGCGCAACCACAACATCGTCTTCGCCTTCGACACCGGCCGCCTGATGAGCGAACCGCTTGGCGGCGTCCCCAAGATCGACCGGGCCATCAATGCGGGCCTCCTGCTTTCCTATGTCTCCCTGCGCAATGGCGACCGGACCATGTATTTCGGCTTCGATGCGAGACCCGGGCTCGCCAGCGGCTTCCTCTCCGGGTCCCGCAGTTTTCCCCGGATGCAAAGTCTCGCCGCCCGGCTCGATTATTCTGCCGAGGAGTCCAATTACACACTCGCGCTTTCCACTCTGGCCAGCCAGCTGGAGCGGCGCAGCCTGATCATCATCTTCTCGGATTTTGTCGACACGATCTCTGCCGAACTGATGCTCGAAAATGTCCGGCGGCTGACCGACCGGCATCTCGTCCTGTTCGCCACCTTCGAGGACGAAGCCTTATCTTCCATGGCCGACGCGCCGCCGGAAACGACCGAGGATGTTTCCCGCGCGGTGATCGCCGGCAATCTCCTGTCCGAGCGTGATGTCGTCCTGCGGCGGCTGCAGCGGATGGGCGTGCAGATCATCGAGACCCGGCCGGAACAGTTCGGCGGCGCACTGCTGTCGCGATATCTGGAGATCAAGAGGAGGGACATGCTGTGA